A region of Burkholderiales bacterium JOSHI_001 DNA encodes the following proteins:
- a CDS encoding response regulator with CheY-like receiver domain and winged-helix DNA-binding domain (PFAM: Response regulator receiver domain): MKRVLIVEDQADIRKLIRMTLEFEPYEIHEAADGAFGLRMAGAVKPDLMLLDVMMPGELDGLQVCERIKNDPATADIKVILLTARGQVRDREAGKAAGADDYLVKPFSPLQLIETIERLMALA; encoded by the coding sequence ATGAAACGTGTCCTCATCGTCGAAGACCAGGCCGACATCCGCAAGCTCATCCGCATGACGCTGGAGTTCGAGCCCTATGAAATCCACGAAGCCGCCGATGGCGCCTTCGGCCTGCGCATGGCCGGCGCGGTCAAGCCCGACCTGATGCTGCTGGACGTGATGATGCCCGGCGAGCTGGACGGCCTGCAGGTGTGCGAACGCATCAAGAACGACCCCGCCACCGCGGACATCAAGGTGATTCTGCTCACCGCCCGTGGCCAGGTGCGCGACCGCGAGGCCGGCAAGGCCGCCGGCGCCGACGACTACCTGGTCAAGCCCTTCAGCCCGCTGCAGCTGATCGAGACCATCGAGCGCCTGATGGCGCTGGCCTGA
- a CDS encoding PAS domain S-box (PFAM: HAMP domain; Histidine kinase-, DNA gyrase B-, and HSP90-like ATPase; His Kinase A (phosphoacceptor) domain; PAS fold~TIGRFAM: PAS domain S-box), whose amino-acid sequence MRRRFLPWPHRLQHQVPLLLALVLLAAMAALYLISTARLAGSVADAARGRALAVAQAAARVGGSAMETEDAQGAERAMVELTHLPGVLRIDTFRASGANLMSLHVTPVGQVLFGRDPGDVRPPRPGESQTQQVRLGEVDAMRVWAPVGPAARHGMLAVTFSMEGERAQLEQLRFESLLASAGVGLFTVVIVYAFMLRALAPLKRLAAFSHELARHTGGQLPPDGSSQEVSDLTTSLNHASARLHAQLEAIQSTELRTVAILNAAPDAIVGLDGKGCISLVNPAVASVFGHDPNDLIGQPLTRLLPQIHAEEAERLTLQGLYVRSSGAHVARLETTACRHDGTEFPAEVSLARTETEGGTRYACVVRDVTEARMTYAMLNLYNRALECTTNGVVISDMSLAGSPVFYANPAFARITGYEVGETIGRNCKFLQRDDDEQPEIQVLRDAVARGEPATVVLRNYRKDGSLFFNELAIAPVAASDGAVKHYVGVLNDVSERERSRLALAERSARLNAVFDLSPDGYLVFDREGALLFCNRAFRGMVGWDVDDVIDGITLAQFDQRLRELCDPARPYPEVSRMQGAAGESYDTEDLLEMVRPRRAVLTRLARCNVGAQGESILYFRDVTRETEVDRMKSEFLTTAAHELRTPMVSVFGFTELLLNRPVPEAKRRDVLETIHRQASLLINMVNELLDLARIEARQGKDLKREPHPLGELIERTVHALMVKGDPRSVVQDVRHGALALSVDAEKTVQALTNVLSNAYKYSPAGGEIRLRTLDGQVGGRPAVGVRISDQGIGMSPEQTARVFERFYRADPSGNIPGTGLGMSLVKEIMELQGGAVVLASEPGRGTEVTLWFPLMDPEAPRLAAPQADDIIDASR is encoded by the coding sequence ATGCGCCGCCGCTTCCTGCCCTGGCCGCACCGGCTGCAGCACCAGGTGCCGCTGTTGCTGGCCTTGGTGCTGCTGGCGGCGATGGCCGCGCTGTACCTGATATCCACCGCGCGCCTGGCCGGCAGCGTGGCCGACGCGGCCCGGGGCCGGGCTTTGGCGGTGGCCCAGGCCGCCGCACGGGTGGGGGGTTCAGCCATGGAGACCGAAGACGCCCAGGGTGCCGAGCGCGCCATGGTGGAGCTGACCCATCTGCCCGGGGTGCTGCGCATCGACACCTTCCGCGCCAGCGGCGCCAACCTGATGTCGCTGCACGTCACGCCGGTGGGCCAGGTGCTCTTCGGCCGCGACCCTGGCGACGTGCGCCCGCCCCGCCCGGGCGAGTCCCAGACCCAGCAGGTGCGCCTGGGCGAGGTGGACGCCATGCGCGTGTGGGCGCCGGTGGGGCCGGCGGCGCGCCATGGCATGCTGGCGGTCACCTTCAGCATGGAAGGCGAACGCGCGCAGCTGGAGCAACTGCGCTTCGAATCGCTGCTGGCCAGCGCCGGCGTGGGCCTGTTCACGGTGGTGATCGTCTATGCCTTCATGCTGCGGGCGCTGGCGCCGCTGAAGCGCCTGGCGGCCTTCTCGCACGAATTGGCGCGCCACACCGGCGGCCAGTTGCCGCCCGACGGCAGCAGCCAGGAGGTGAGCGACCTCACCACCTCCCTGAACCATGCCTCGGCGCGGCTGCATGCCCAGCTGGAAGCCATCCAGTCCACCGAATTGCGCACCGTGGCCATCCTGAACGCCGCACCGGATGCCATCGTGGGCCTGGACGGCAAGGGCTGCATCTCGCTCGTGAACCCGGCCGTGGCCAGTGTTTTCGGCCACGACCCGAACGACCTGATCGGCCAGCCGCTGACCCGCCTGCTGCCGCAGATCCATGCCGAGGAGGCCGAGCGCCTGACGCTGCAGGGCCTGTACGTGCGCAGCAGCGGCGCGCACGTGGCGCGGCTGGAAACCACCGCCTGCCGCCACGACGGCACCGAGTTCCCGGCCGAGGTGTCGCTGGCCCGCACCGAAACCGAAGGCGGCACGCGCTACGCCTGCGTGGTGCGCGACGTGACCGAAGCCCGCATGACCTACGCCATGCTGAACCTGTACAACCGGGCGCTGGAATGCACCACCAACGGCGTGGTCATCTCGGACATGAGCCTCGCCGGCAGCCCGGTGTTCTATGCCAACCCGGCCTTTGCCCGCATCACCGGCTACGAGGTGGGCGAAACCATCGGCCGCAACTGCAAGTTCCTGCAGCGCGATGACGACGAACAGCCCGAGATCCAGGTGCTGCGCGACGCCGTGGCGCGCGGCGAGCCGGCCACCGTGGTGCTGCGCAACTACCGCAAGGACGGCAGCCTGTTCTTCAACGAACTGGCCATCGCCCCGGTGGCCGCGTCCGATGGCGCGGTGAAGCACTATGTGGGCGTGCTCAATGACGTGAGCGAACGCGAGCGCTCGCGCCTGGCCTTGGCCGAACGCAGCGCGCGGCTGAACGCGGTGTTCGACCTCAGCCCCGACGGCTACCTGGTGTTCGACCGCGAGGGTGCCCTGCTGTTCTGCAACCGCGCCTTCCGCGGCATGGTGGGCTGGGACGTGGACGACGTGATCGACGGCATCACCCTGGCGCAGTTCGACCAGCGGCTGCGCGAACTGTGCGACCCGGCCCGGCCCTATCCCGAGGTGTCGAGGATGCAGGGCGCGGCGGGTGAAAGCTACGACACCGAGGACCTGCTGGAAATGGTGCGCCCTCGCCGCGCGGTGCTGACGCGGCTGGCGCGTTGCAACGTCGGTGCCCAGGGCGAATCCATCCTGTACTTCCGCGACGTGACGCGCGAAACCGAGGTGGACCGCATGAAGAGCGAGTTCCTCACCACCGCGGCGCACGAACTGCGCACGCCCATGGTCAGCGTGTTCGGCTTCACCGAGTTGTTGCTCAATCGCCCGGTGCCCGAAGCCAAGCGGCGCGACGTGCTGGAGACCATCCACCGCCAGGCCTCGCTGTTGATCAACATGGTCAACGAGCTGCTGGACCTGGCGCGCATCGAAGCCCGCCAGGGCAAGGACCTGAAGCGCGAGCCGCACCCGCTGGGCGAACTGATCGAGCGCACCGTGCACGCCTTGATGGTCAAGGGCGACCCGCGCTCGGTGGTGCAGGACGTGCGCCACGGCGCGCTGGCGCTGAGCGTGGACGCCGAGAAGACGGTGCAGGCGCTGACCAATGTGCTGTCCAACGCCTACAAGTACAGCCCCGCCGGCGGCGAGATCCGCCTGCGCACGCTGGACGGACAGGTGGGTGGCCGCCCGGCGGTGGGCGTGCGCATCAGCGACCAGGGCATCGGCATGTCGCCCGAGCAGACCGCGCGCGTGTTCGAGCGCTTCTACCGGGCCGACCCCTCGGGCAACATCCCCGGCACCGGCCTGGGCATGAGCCTGGTGAAGGAAATCATGGAACTGCAGGGCGGCGCCGTGGTGCTGGCCAGCGAGCCGGGCCGCGGCACCGAGGTGACGCTGTGGTTCCCGTTGATGGACCCGGAAGCGCCGCGCCTGGCCGCGCCCCAGGCCGATGACATAATCGATGCATCCCGTTGA